A genomic region of Catalinimonas niigatensis contains the following coding sequences:
- a CDS encoding BamA/OMP85 family outer membrane protein: protein MKKLPLILLTILYIAVNTASAQIGVGRTGRKTQTADQSLDVSYMEPKEYEIAQISVVGAKVLNENALVSLSGLEVGDRIMVPGPEISDAIKKLWKQKILGDVKVSYSKIEGDKIYLVIELAEKPRLSKINLTGVNSSQETEITEDLKLIRGQIVDEALINRAKNAVADFFIDKGYLNVEVDIKRDLDTLLTNNMVLNIDVDKKEKVKIKRINIKGADVFSEKKLEGKMKKTNEKVRFTLVEDLVNKLVSLNATKLKNFFTRQEETSFPEAKEYLDEHVKLNFFNGSKFIQDEYQADKTALIDFYNSKGYRDATIVSDSIYKSGENTINVDITIDEGQRYYFRNVLWTGNYIYDDETLARVLGVEKGDVYDLENLNKRLNFNPAGLDVSSLYMDNGYLFFNVNPVEVSIEDDSIDVEMRIFEGEQATISKIIISGNDRTNDHVIRREIYTVPGQKFSRRDLIRTQRELSQLGYFDPEQIGINPIPNPADGTVDIEYKLVERPSDQIELSGGWGGFYGFVGTLGLVFNNFSVRNIPHFDRWRPLPVGDGQKLSLRMQSSGRVFQSYSATFSEPWLGGKKPNNLTIGLSRTISNPGAARFGFGANIEQSIKITNASIGIGRRVKWPDDFFTVSNSLQFRQYDLYNYNLGIGISNGSFSNISLSNVIARNSIDSPMFPRTGSSISLEASFTPPYSLFKDLDYSSMEPNERYKLLEYHRWMFDAKYYMKLGENLVLNANMHFGLFGSYGAGINSPFERFSMGGAGMAGQQFIVAQELIGLRGYPDNRIEPSDPDTGVDGGIAYNKYSLELRYLISPNPSATIYVLGFVEGGNNFAEYSKYNPFDLYKSAGVGARIFMPAFGLLGIDWGYGFDELAIPGQEIRPPGPEFHFRIGQQIR from the coding sequence ATGAAAAAACTACCTTTAATATTACTCACTATTCTATATATCGCTGTGAATACAGCAAGTGCTCAGATTGGTGTAGGACGAACAGGAAGAAAAACGCAAACCGCAGATCAATCTTTGGATGTCAGCTACATGGAGCCTAAAGAGTATGAAATTGCTCAGATCTCTGTAGTGGGTGCCAAAGTACTGAACGAAAATGCATTGGTTTCACTCTCCGGTTTGGAAGTGGGTGATCGCATCATGGTGCCAGGCCCTGAAATTAGTGATGCCATCAAAAAACTATGGAAACAGAAGATCCTAGGAGATGTAAAAGTCTCATACAGCAAGATTGAGGGAGACAAAATTTACCTTGTCATTGAATTGGCAGAGAAGCCCCGCCTAAGTAAAATTAATCTGACCGGTGTAAACAGCAGCCAGGAGACAGAAATTACAGAAGACCTTAAGCTGATTCGCGGACAAATTGTAGACGAAGCGCTGATCAACCGTGCTAAGAATGCAGTAGCAGATTTCTTTATAGACAAAGGCTATTTGAATGTTGAAGTGGATATTAAACGGGATTTAGATACCCTCCTTACCAACAATATGGTACTCAACATCGATGTAGATAAAAAAGAAAAAGTCAAGATCAAGCGCATCAATATTAAAGGAGCTGATGTCTTTAGTGAGAAGAAGTTAGAAGGGAAGATGAAGAAAACCAATGAAAAGGTACGCTTCACATTAGTAGAAGATTTAGTGAATAAACTAGTCAGCCTAAATGCTACTAAACTAAAAAACTTCTTTACCAGGCAGGAAGAAACGTCTTTTCCTGAGGCCAAAGAGTACTTGGATGAACATGTAAAGTTGAATTTCTTCAACGGCTCCAAATTTATACAAGACGAGTATCAGGCGGACAAAACTGCACTCATTGACTTTTATAATTCCAAAGGGTATCGCGATGCTACCATCGTCTCTGATAGTATCTATAAGTCTGGTGAAAATACAATCAACGTTGATATTACTATAGATGAAGGACAGCGCTACTATTTCCGTAACGTGCTCTGGACAGGAAATTACATCTATGATGATGAGACCCTGGCTAGGGTATTAGGTGTTGAAAAGGGAGATGTGTATGACCTTGAAAATCTGAATAAGCGTCTTAATTTTAATCCTGCAGGATTAGATGTTAGTTCTCTTTATATGGACAATGGCTACCTGTTCTTCAATGTAAATCCAGTAGAAGTAAGTATAGAAGATGATTCTATAGATGTGGAGATGCGTATCTTTGAAGGGGAGCAGGCTACCATCAGTAAAATCATCATTAGTGGCAATGACCGCACCAACGATCACGTCATACGTCGTGAAATTTATACCGTACCGGGTCAAAAATTTAGTCGTAGAGATCTGATCCGCACCCAGCGCGAGCTATCTCAACTTGGCTATTTTGATCCTGAGCAGATAGGTATCAACCCTATCCCTAACCCTGCCGATGGTACTGTGGATATAGAATACAAACTGGTGGAAAGACCCAGTGACCAGATTGAGCTTTCCGGAGGTTGGGGCGGATTCTATGGATTTGTCGGTACACTAGGCTTAGTTTTCAACAACTTCTCGGTAAGAAATATTCCTCACTTTGACCGTTGGCGTCCTCTGCCAGTAGGCGACGGACAAAAACTGTCTTTACGTATGCAGTCCAGTGGACGGGTATTCCAAAGTTATTCAGCCACTTTTTCAGAACCCTGGTTGGGAGGCAAGAAACCCAATAACCTAACTATCGGCCTTTCCCGGACGATTTCTAATCCGGGAGCTGCACGTTTTGGATTCGGTGCTAACATTGAACAGTCAATTAAAATTACTAATGCCAGCATAGGTATAGGAAGAAGAGTGAAGTGGCCGGACGATTTCTTTACTGTAAGCAATAGTTTGCAATTCCGTCAGTATGATTTATACAATTATAATTTAGGAATAGGAATCTCTAACGGATCATTTAGTAACATCTCCTTATCAAACGTTATTGCTCGAAATAGTATAGATAGTCCCATGTTTCCACGTACAGGTTCATCCATATCGTTGGAAGCAAGCTTTACCCCTCCTTACTCCTTATTTAAGGATTTAGATTATAGCTCTATGGAGCCCAACGAAAGGTATAAGTTGTTGGAATACCATCGCTGGATGTTTGATGCCAAGTATTACATGAAACTGGGAGAAAATCTGGTATTGAATGCCAATATGCACTTCGGCCTTTTTGGTTCTTATGGAGCGGGTATCAATTCACCTTTTGAAAGATTTTCTATGGGAGGTGCTGGTATGGCCGGGCAGCAATTCATCGTAGCCCAGGAACTGATTGGTTTGAGAGGTTATCCGGATAATAGGATTGAGCCTAGCGACCCTGATACTGGTGTTGACGGTGGTATAGCCTACAATAAATACTCCTTGGAACTGCGTTATCTGATTTCTCCCAACCCATCTGCTACGATCTATGTGCTCGGCTTTGTAGAAGGAGGTAATAACTTTGCTGAGTACAGCAAGTATAATCCTTTTGATTTGTACAAATCAGCAGGTGTGGGTGCCCGTATCTTTATGCCTGCCTTTGGCTTATTAGGAATTGACTGGGGATATGGATTTGACGAACTTGCTATACCCGGGCAAGAAATTCGCCCTCCCGGTCCTGAGTTCCACTTCCGTATAGGTCAGCAAATCAGATAA
- a CDS encoding alpha/beta fold hydrolase: MAFTIKNRNGFKYLDEGEGEVMLLLHGLFGALSNWDDVVNRFSKNYRVMIPLLPVYEKSARKEGVISLNHFLERFIEEMELNHLTIMGNSLGGHIALIYTINNQEKVDRLVLTGSSGLFENSMGGSFPKRGSYAYIKERVEYTFYDPSTVSKEYIDEVFETTTSIPKCMAIVGIAKSAQRHNLANELHKITVPTLLVWGLNDTITPPLVAHDFNRLISNSKLRFIDKCCHAPMMEQPEKFNSILEEFLEETTLV, from the coding sequence ATGGCCTTTACAATAAAAAACAGAAACGGATTTAAATATTTAGACGAAGGTGAGGGAGAAGTAATGTTGCTATTACACGGCCTTTTTGGGGCACTGAGCAACTGGGACGACGTAGTGAATAGATTCTCTAAGAATTATAGGGTGATGATACCGCTCCTTCCTGTATACGAAAAATCTGCTAGAAAAGAGGGTGTGATTAGTTTAAATCACTTTCTTGAGAGATTTATTGAGGAAATGGAGCTCAATCACTTAACGATTATGGGTAATTCATTAGGAGGTCATATTGCCCTCATCTATACCATTAATAATCAGGAAAAGGTAGATAGATTAGTACTTACAGGTAGTTCAGGTCTGTTTGAAAATTCTATGGGAGGGTCTTTTCCCAAAAGAGGAAGCTATGCTTATATCAAAGAAAGAGTAGAGTACACCTTTTACGACCCCTCAACAGTTTCTAAAGAATATATTGACGAGGTTTTTGAAACAACGACAAGCATTCCGAAATGTATGGCTATTGTTGGTATTGCCAAATCAGCCCAGCGCCATAACCTGGCAAATGAGTTACATAAGATTACAGTGCCTACCCTTTTAGTTTGGGGGCTCAACGATACAATTACTCCTCCTTTGGTAGCGCATGATTTTAATCGTTTGATTTCTAATTCTAAACTAAGATTTATAGATAAATGCTGCCATGCTCCAATGATGGAACAGCCTGAAAAATTTAACTCGATATTGGAAGAGTTTTTGGAAGAAACAACATTAGTATGA
- a CDS encoding DUF6089 family protein — protein MQKTYKLACLLFVLFFVLSQEADAQDRRRKRQYRNQNSRVSQFRGSKIAFANAKQYITLGASLNALNYFGDIAPKSSILSTDISFTRPGIGISSSVRLGSSLSMRAAFMYGRLSSNDYEVANPENGEAIYRYARNLQFRNNIKEFSVVGIYDIFSNPFSVIMRLNFTPYVFAGVAAFHHNPKGLVPSQAILHAGDTILPAQAGEWVALKDLQTEGKSYSNFSFSIPVGAGVRFRVSQILDLEAEVGYRFLFTDYLDDISGDYVDKGSLGSELAKIMSDRALEPVDVVSGENRFDALVNSELVNTNNLPSYTGADGLDYVHLRGYGQAGAKRGNPSDNDIFITTTIRAVIMIGPSPFKKSSFRPR, from the coding sequence ATGCAGAAAACTTACAAATTAGCTTGTCTTTTATTCGTCTTGTTTTTTGTCCTGTCACAAGAAGCTGATGCTCAGGACAGACGTAGAAAAAGGCAATATCGGAACCAAAATAGCCGTGTTTCTCAATTTCGTGGAAGTAAAATAGCTTTCGCCAATGCTAAACAATACATTACACTGGGAGCATCTTTAAATGCACTCAATTATTTTGGTGATATAGCGCCAAAGTCTAGCATTCTCAGTACAGACATATCGTTTACCAGACCGGGTATAGGTATTTCTTCAAGTGTGAGATTAGGTTCTTCTCTCTCGATGAGGGCAGCATTTATGTATGGGCGCTTAAGTAGCAACGATTATGAAGTGGCAAACCCTGAGAACGGAGAGGCTATCTACCGCTATGCCAGAAATTTACAGTTTAGAAATAACATCAAAGAATTTTCTGTTGTAGGTATATATGATATATTCTCCAATCCCTTTTCAGTAATTATGCGTCTGAATTTCACTCCTTATGTATTTGCCGGAGTGGCTGCTTTTCATCACAACCCTAAAGGCTTGGTACCTAGTCAAGCTATTCTGCACGCCGGGGATACTATTTTGCCTGCACAGGCTGGAGAATGGGTAGCTCTTAAAGATTTGCAAACAGAAGGAAAAAGCTATAGTAATTTTAGCTTTAGCATTCCTGTAGGAGCAGGTGTCAGATTTAGAGTGAGCCAGATACTAGATTTAGAAGCAGAAGTGGGATATCGCTTTTTATTTACTGACTATCTTGATGATATAAGTGGTGATTATGTGGATAAAGGTTCTTTAGGGAGTGAGCTAGCTAAAATAATGTCAGATCGTGCTTTAGAACCAGTGGATGTAGTATCAGGAGAAAATAGGTTTGATGCTTTAGTGAATAGTGAGTTAGTCAACACAAATAATCTTCCAAGTTATACTGGCGCCGATGGACTGGATTATGTACACCTTCGGGGATACGGTCAGGCGGGAGCCAAACGGGGCAACCCAAGTGACAACGATATATTCATTACTACTACTATTAGGGCCGTAATTATGATTGGGCCTAGCCCATTTAAGAAAAGTAGCTTTAGGCCAAGGTAA
- a CDS encoding CBS domain-containing protein, with protein sequence MIAKDLINPIVPALNINDDIARASSLMDDLHLSMLPVLEGEHFRGFIHEDALYDEFIDKPILGAYPLVTNNCTIYQNQHFYEVVKIASECQNGLVAVLEKEDIFLGVISAEDLVQGFAKTIAVQSPGSIIEFSLKQIDYSLAEITRLVEAENAKVIGCFLSNDPNDNSLVRVTLKFDKKNVSHIVATLKRFNYQIVRIIQEENLVSYEKERLDALMKYLSI encoded by the coding sequence ATGATTGCTAAAGATCTGATAAACCCAATTGTTCCGGCATTGAATATTAATGATGATATAGCACGTGCTTCATCTTTAATGGACGATCTGCATTTGTCAATGTTACCGGTATTGGAGGGGGAGCATTTTCGTGGGTTTATCCATGAAGATGCTTTATATGATGAATTTATTGATAAACCTATATTAGGAGCCTATCCTCTAGTAACAAATAACTGCACAATATATCAAAATCAGCATTTCTATGAAGTTGTAAAAATTGCTAGTGAATGCCAGAATGGTTTGGTAGCTGTGTTAGAAAAAGAAGATATATTTTTAGGAGTTATCTCTGCTGAAGATTTGGTCCAAGGATTTGCCAAAACTATTGCGGTACAATCTCCGGGAAGCATTATTGAGTTTTCTCTTAAACAAATTGACTATTCATTAGCAGAGATCACTCGTCTGGTAGAAGCAGAAAATGCAAAAGTAATAGGTTGCTTCCTTTCCAATGATCCTAATGATAATAGTCTCGTACGGGTAACCTTGAAATTTGATAAAAAGAACGTTTCCCATATCGTAGCTACCCTGAAAAGATTCAATTACCAAATTGTGCGCATTATACAGGAAGAGAATCTGGTATCTTATGAAAAAGAAAGGCTAGATGCTTTGATGAAATACCTCAGCATCTAA
- a CDS encoding isoprenyl transferase: MKEKLDHNNLPEHIAVIMDGNGRWAKKKGAARVFGHQNAIEAVREVTEGCAELGVHYLTLYAFSTENWGRPKLEVEALMQLLVSTISNEVETLMKNNVRLTAIGDLESLPKSCNHKLKEAIELTNSNTGLTLILALNYSGRWEILQAAKKIAQMVENDQLQSSEVNVSLWENLLSTKNIPDPELLIRTSGEMRISNFLLWQIAYTELYVTPVLWPDFRREHLYEAIFAFQQRERRFGKISEQVKS, translated from the coding sequence ATGAAAGAGAAATTAGACCATAATAATTTGCCGGAGCATATTGCCGTTATCATGGACGGTAATGGACGTTGGGCAAAAAAGAAAGGGGCAGCCAGAGTGTTCGGACATCAAAATGCTATAGAGGCCGTCAGAGAAGTGACAGAAGGATGTGCGGAGTTGGGCGTGCATTATTTAACGCTGTATGCTTTCTCTACTGAAAACTGGGGCAGGCCCAAATTAGAAGTAGAAGCTCTGATGCAGTTGCTGGTATCCACTATCAGTAACGAAGTGGAAACATTAATGAAAAATAATGTACGTCTGACGGCTATAGGAGACCTTGAAAGCCTCCCTAAAAGTTGCAATCATAAATTAAAAGAAGCAATCGAACTTACTAACAGCAACACAGGTTTAACTCTCATACTGGCGCTCAACTATAGTGGACGCTGGGAAATACTACAGGCTGCAAAAAAAATTGCTCAAATGGTTGAGAATGATCAGCTTCAATCCTCAGAGGTGAACGTTTCATTGTGGGAAAACTTACTCAGTACTAAAAATATTCCAGACCCGGAATTATTAATCCGTACCAGCGGGGAGATGCGGATAAGTAATTTTCTGCTTTGGCAAATCGCATACACAGAACTTTATGTAACACCCGTACTGTGGCCTGACTTCAGAAGAGAGCATTTATACGAAGCAATCTTTGCTTTTCAGCAGCGGGAGAGAAGATTCGGCAAAATCAGTGAGCAAGTGAAATCTTAG
- a CDS encoding CvpA family protein encodes MSIWDFVILAILLAGAYRGYQKGLLREVIAVIALVAGVIGAIQWMPWGVAFLSETFDVTSEFLPAFAFLFIFIVIVLILSLAGRLLKLVIDLTPIGFLDGIGGALLGMIKWALGISILLWVLDTAQIELPVDNNSLIYLNVKQVAPYVFEHLGEWSPVVKDFIGTIKNIFSDIGS; translated from the coding sequence TTGAGCATCTGGGATTTTGTCATATTGGCTATTCTGTTAGCAGGAGCTTATAGAGGATACCAAAAAGGGCTTCTTAGAGAAGTTATCGCAGTCATAGCCTTGGTGGCGGGAGTAATAGGAGCTATTCAGTGGATGCCTTGGGGAGTAGCTTTCCTCTCAGAAACCTTTGATGTTACTTCAGAATTTCTCCCTGCCTTTGCATTTTTGTTTATATTTATTGTCATTGTGCTCATCTTGTCATTGGCAGGAAGACTACTCAAACTGGTCATAGACCTGACTCCCATAGGCTTTTTAGATGGAATAGGTGGTGCTTTACTTGGCATGATAAAATGGGCTTTGGGTATTAGTATACTATTGTGGGTGCTGGACACTGCCCAGATAGAATTGCCTGTAGATAATAATAGCTTGATATATTTGAATGTAAAACAGGTGGCACCTTATGTGTTTGAGCACTTAGGGGAATGGTCTCCCGTGGTAAAAGATTTTATTGGTACAATTAAAAATATATTTTCAGATATTGGTTCATAA
- a CDS encoding NAD kinase, whose product MKIAIHGRKVNQDSLPYIKDLLNALNSNQVQIYISDIFYNLLKYSDLSLVGCKVYYTIDGIPDVAYAISIGGDGTLLETVTHVGKSEIPILGVNTGRLGFLATVAQDNVQQAIALLFEKKFYYDHRTLIAIASETSIADGLNFALNEFTVIKKDTSAMIIVHAYIDGLFLNSYWADGLIVSTPTGSTGYSLSCGGPVVSPHSSNLIITPVSPHNLTVRPLVVSDESIISLKVESRSENFLLSLDSRSYTINTSTELIIQKSDFKVKLIKFSGSNFLNTLRQKLNWGLDVRN is encoded by the coding sequence ATGAAAATTGCTATTCACGGAAGGAAGGTGAACCAGGATAGCCTTCCCTATATTAAAGACCTACTCAATGCCCTGAATAGTAATCAGGTACAGATATATATATCTGATATTTTTTATAATCTCCTTAAATATAGCGATCTCAGTCTTGTCGGTTGTAAAGTATACTATACTATTGATGGTATACCAGATGTTGCTTATGCAATTAGTATTGGAGGCGATGGTACCCTATTAGAAACAGTAACGCATGTAGGTAAAAGTGAAATTCCCATTTTGGGAGTAAATACTGGCCGTCTGGGATTTCTGGCGACAGTTGCACAGGATAATGTGCAACAAGCTATTGCTTTACTTTTTGAGAAGAAATTCTATTATGATCACCGGACATTGATAGCAATAGCCTCTGAGACTTCAATAGCGGATGGACTCAATTTTGCCCTTAATGAATTTACGGTAATTAAGAAAGATACATCAGCTATGATCATTGTGCATGCTTATATAGATGGTCTGTTTCTTAATTCCTACTGGGCGGATGGATTGATCGTGTCTACCCCAACTGGGTCTACTGGCTATTCTTTAAGTTGCGGAGGTCCTGTGGTCTCGCCTCACTCCAGCAATCTTATCATTACGCCTGTAAGTCCACATAACTTAACAGTAAGGCCTTTAGTAGTTTCTGATGAGAGTATAATCTCACTCAAAGTAGAAAGTAGGAGTGAAAACTTTTTATTATCTTTGGATTCCAGATCATATACTATCAATACCTCAACAGAATTGATCATCCAAAAGAGTGATTTTAAAGTAAAATTGATTAAGTTTAGTGGGAGTAATTTTTTAAATACACTCCGGCAGAAGCTTAATTGGGGGCTTGATGTAAGAAATTGA
- a CDS encoding OmpH family outer membrane protein yields the protein MVIKCKKILSFPFVLVALCASLLSYEASAQKFGYYNSDFVLSKMPDYQKAQEQIDQLATEWQGEIQAKQLEIDEMYSELKAEEVLLTEEMRKERLETIHQMESKLKEYTQKVFGFEGLLYLKKQEVIKPVLDQVFEAVEKVANQHKLQIVFDKSGDMVMTYTDPIHDYTDYILDELGLGDKEDVIR from the coding sequence ATGGTGATTAAATGCAAAAAAATACTCAGCTTCCCATTTGTTTTAGTAGCTTTGTGCGCCAGTTTGCTAAGCTATGAAGCATCAGCACAAAAGTTTGGGTATTATAACTCTGATTTTGTATTGAGTAAAATGCCTGATTACCAAAAAGCTCAGGAGCAAATAGATCAGCTAGCTACTGAGTGGCAGGGAGAAATCCAGGCCAAGCAATTAGAGATAGATGAAATGTATAGTGAATTAAAAGCCGAAGAAGTATTGTTAACAGAAGAGATGCGAAAGGAACGGCTGGAGACTATACACCAGATGGAAAGCAAATTGAAGGAGTATACACAAAAAGTGTTTGGTTTTGAAGGACTACTGTACCTAAAAAAGCAAGAAGTAATCAAGCCGGTATTGGATCAAGTCTTTGAAGCAGTAGAAAAAGTAGCCAATCAGCACAAATTACAGATTGTTTTTGATAAATCGGGCGATATGGTGATGACTTACACAGATCCCATTCATGATTATACAGATTATATACTGGATGAACTAGGGTTAGGTGACAAAGAAGATGTAATTCGTTAA
- a CDS encoding OmpH family outer membrane protein — translation MKLKTLFVSAMLTLFAVGVQAQGNVKIAYVDTDYILAQMPEAKQIQSELQAYQRQLTNKIQATMQGLQQQYQEYQQGAATMTEQARQEKEQQLQELQQQIQQDQQEAQLAMQRKEGELLEPVYEKIQTNIDKVAEQNAYTHIFSAGVPGNPILLYVKNKEEADISDMILQAMGITPTTGSSGTGTDGSNNR, via the coding sequence ATGAAGCTTAAAACTCTATTTGTAAGTGCTATGTTAACCCTGTTTGCAGTTGGTGTACAGGCACAGGGAAATGTAAAAATTGCGTATGTTGACACAGATTATATCTTAGCTCAGATGCCAGAAGCCAAACAAATTCAATCAGAATTACAGGCTTATCAGCGTCAACTGACGAACAAAATCCAGGCAACCATGCAGGGACTTCAGCAACAGTATCAGGAATATCAGCAAGGTGCTGCTACTATGACTGAGCAGGCCCGTCAGGAAAAGGAGCAACAACTACAGGAATTACAACAGCAGATTCAACAAGATCAGCAGGAAGCACAGCTTGCCATGCAACGTAAAGAAGGTGAGTTACTGGAGCCAGTATACGAAAAAATTCAAACCAATATAGATAAAGTAGCTGAGCAAAATGCTTACACTCACATCTTTAGTGCAGGCGTTCCTGGCAATCCTATTTTACTTTATGTAAAAAACAAAGAAGAGGCTGATATCTCAGACATGATACTACAGGCAATGGGGATCACTCCTACTACTGGTAGTAGTGGTACTGGTACGGATGGCAGCAATAACAGATAG
- the porG gene encoding type IX secretion system protein PorG, with protein sequence MFYADRSIVLNSPGGVALLFFLAFMFYGNHCNAQKNEVGFGIGAFNYTGELARKIKAKNFQPGLSFHYRRNLNEAVSLRAGFTGGWLYGDDSHPFDALAQARDTSFSKGIIELSSVMEYHFLDFRENPKILRWTPYFFLGAGVAFFGQPEEKTEEYSNVQLVIPFGLGFKYIINPRWQIGVEGGVRKTFFDHIDNISGGELDVKNYAYGNQHDKDWYYFLGVSLSYTFYTIPCPYMFN encoded by the coding sequence TTGTTTTACGCTGATCGGTCAATTGTACTAAACTCTCCGGGAGGAGTGGCTCTGCTATTCTTCTTAGCATTTATGTTTTATGGAAATCATTGCAATGCTCAAAAGAATGAAGTTGGGTTTGGAATAGGAGCATTCAACTATACTGGAGAACTGGCTAGAAAAATCAAAGCTAAGAATTTTCAACCAGGCTTATCTTTCCATTACCGAAGAAACCTCAATGAAGCCGTTAGCCTTAGAGCGGGCTTTACAGGTGGATGGCTTTATGGAGATGATAGTCATCCTTTTGATGCATTAGCACAGGCCAGAGATACCAGCTTTAGTAAGGGAATTATCGAGTTGTCTTCAGTAATGGAATATCACTTTCTGGATTTTAGAGAAAATCCAAAGATTCTGCGATGGACGCCTTACTTCTTCCTGGGTGCAGGAGTAGCGTTTTTCGGACAACCAGAAGAAAAAACAGAAGAGTACAGCAATGTGCAGTTGGTGATACCTTTCGGTTTAGGGTTTAAGTACATAATTAATCCGAGATGGCAGATAGGTGTAGAGGGAGGAGTCAGAAAAACTTTCTTTGATCATATTGATAATATTTCTGGAGGTGAACTGGATGTAAAAAATTACGCATACGGTAACCAGCATGACAAAGATTGGTATTATTTCTTAGGAGTGAGTTTGAGTTATACCTTTTATACTATCCCCTGCCCCTACATGTTTAATTAG
- a CDS encoding MFS transporter, translating to MNENVNKNALFYGSCFALITTGFTFSIRAGILPQLGEEFGLTAEQLGFINSMWFFGFPISMVIGGLVYHTVGPKNIMTVAFVTHTLGILLTIYAGGYVGLLISTLLIGFGNGCTEAACNPMIADMYSGLKMNKMLNRFHMWFPGSIVVGSIVSKFMTDFNMGWEAQIWILIIPTIIYAVMFFGKTFPKAKVEGATSLKENFKAMFSPVYGFLFFAMFLTAITEFGPNQWVSIILSSSGAEPMFILALTFGVATVGRFFAGPVVGKLGQTGVLLGGSILAAIGIYMFSTVTGPIAYVAALIFGLGYCYFWPVMVGAAAQRVPLSSALGMSVIGAVGMFSSAIFQPIIGNWIDNSRVLFEAQGLTGNALELATGQETLEKMLVFPIILIVLFTIFFFWQKNSKNTAGTPTEVGSREASEASV from the coding sequence ATGAACGAAAACGTCAACAAAAACGCCCTATTTTATGGGAGTTGCTTTGCACTGATTACCACAGGCTTTACTTTTTCCATCAGAGCTGGAATATTACCTCAGTTGGGTGAGGAATTTGGTCTTACTGCCGAACAGTTAGGATTTATTAACTCCATGTGGTTCTTTGGGTTTCCCATTTCCATGGTCATTGGAGGTTTGGTATACCATACTGTGGGACCTAAGAATATCATGACAGTAGCTTTTGTTACCCATACGTTGGGTATTCTGCTGACCATTTATGCAGGTGGTTATGTAGGTTTGCTTATCTCTACTCTATTGATTGGTTTTGGTAATGGTTGTACAGAGGCTGCCTGTAATCCTATGATCGCAGATATGTATTCTGGCCTGAAAATGAACAAAATGCTTAACAGGTTTCATATGTGGTTTCCAGGTAGTATTGTAGTTGGGTCCATTGTTTCCAAATTTATGACAGATTTTAATATGGGTTGGGAAGCACAGATATGGATTTTGATCATTCCTACAATCATTTATGCTGTGATGTTCTTTGGCAAGACTTTCCCTAAAGCCAAAGTAGAGGGAGCTACTTCCCTTAAAGAGAATTTTAAGGCAATGTTCTCTCCTGTTTACGGATTCTTGTTCTTTGCGATGTTCTTAACTGCAATTACTGAATTTGGCCCAAACCAGTGGGTAAGCATCATATTAAGCAGCAGCGGAGCAGAGCCTATGTTTATATTGGCTTTGACATTTGGAGTAGCTACTGTAGGAAGATTTTTTGCCGGACCTGTTGTTGGCAAACTAGGGCAGACGGGGGTACTACTGGGAGGCTCTATCCTTGCAGCAATTGGTATTTATATGTTTAGCACAGTTACTGGCCCTATAGCCTATGTAGCAGCCCTTATATTTGGTCTTGGTTACTGCTATTTCTGGCCTGTAATGGTAGGAGCTGCGGCACAAAGAGTACCTTTAAGCAGTGCTTTGGGTATGTCTGTCATAGGAGCAGTAGGCATGTTCTCTTCAGCTATTTTTCAGCCTATCATTGGTAACTGGATAGATAATTCCAGAGTATTATTTGAAGCTCAGGGGCTTACGGGTAATGCACTGGAATTAGCCACTGGGCAGGAAACACTGGAAAAAATGTTAGTGTTTCCCATCATTCTGATTGTATTGTTTACGATCTTCTTCTTCTGGCAGAAAAACTCAAAAAATACTGCTGGAACCCCTACTGAGGTAGGTTCCAGAGAAGCGTCGGAGGCATCTGTATAG